The Pyrenophora tritici-repentis strain M4 chromosome 9, whole genome shotgun sequence sequence GTCATCATCGTATTCCATGGTACGCTCAGCCTAGACGGGATCAGCGACCCACGCCCAGCCACCGCAAATAAACAATGAACGAACGACGATTAAACACAACTTTTACTTGAAAATTACACACCCGCGAGGCTGCTCAAGCTCGCTCAAGACATTGTCGGGAATGGCTCGTGGCGCAAGCAACCGTACCGATCGTCGCACCGACACCAAAACCTCGACACCCCCTGAGATGTCGTACAAGCTCCTAACCCGCGACCAAGTACCGGCATGGTACGCGCAAAACCCTTACATCATTACCGGATTTCGACCCGTAACAAAATCGATACCACTGTGCCTCCGCAGCCTAGCGTACCCCCACAACGAGACTGTCAACATATACACGCACCTGATCCCAGCAATCACCGCGCTGCTCTGCAGCTACTCCTTTGGGAAGTACTTCAATTCGCAATTCCCGCACGCGTCCTGGACAGATGAACTAGTCTTTCGAATCTACCTCACCGTCTGTGTGATATGCTTTGGTACTTCAGCGGCATATCACACGCTACTGTGTCATTCGCAAGCCTATGAGAGTCTGTGCGTTCGCCTGGACTTTGTGGCTATCGTGATGCAGATTGTAGGCTCTTTCGTACCGGGCCTGTATTTTGGGTTTTACTGCGAACCGCATCTTCAGAAGCTGTATTGGACTATGGTACGTTCAGGGGAAATAGAGGGGTGGTGTGGGCGCTGATTGTTCTTTTAGATCATCACTCTTGGAGCACTGACCGTGACTGCCGTGATCCATCCGAGCCTCCAGGGTTCAAAGTGGAGGACTCTGCGCTTGTCGACCTTCATTGCCACTGGCTTCTCAGCTTTTGCGCCGATTATTCATGGCGCTACCATCTTCACTTATAGTCAGATGGATCAGCAGAGTGGTCTACGTTATTATTATCTCGAGGGTGTTCTTGTACTTGCTGGTGTGGCATTTTATGCGGTATGGCTGTTAAGATCGCGGTTACTCTTTCTACATGTAGAAACACTGTTGCTAACAAGCCTGACAGATGCATTTCCCGGAATGTTCAAAGCCCAAGAAATACGACATCTTGGGTTCCTCGCACCAGATCTTTCATGTCTTCATcgttttgagcgcgctggctCACTTTTACGGTCTCATGACTGCTTTTAAGTGGAACTATGAGAATCAGCGCTGTACTTAGGCGTGAGAGCTTGATGGGGTCCTTGGATGAAGTCGCGAAGGTGTTGATATTATCTTTTAGATACAATGTGTAATGTGTAATGTGTAATGTGTAATGTGTAATGTGTAATCCGGTTAATAGCAAAAGAGAAAACTAGATATCAAAGATTAAAAACCACAAAGGAAAAGCACTCAGTTTGTCACACCTAGACTTTCGCGACACCCGGAAATCCTTGACATATGTACTAAATACGCAGACGGGTTGAATACTTATAGAGGCCTCACAATCTATTATCACACGGTCAAACATGGAAGCCCTGACTAGCCAAACCCCCGCGAAAAAAAGAATTGGACACAGGAAGACTCGAACTCCCATCTCCCGTACTAGTATATCCACAGAAACTAAGCGTTGCTACTTCAGTTCTATCCAAGTTTTCACACTACGTGTCTGGGGGCATTCCGATGCAGAAAGCCACGAGACTGTGGTGTGAATCCTTGGGCCGGAAGAGAGGGCGACGCTTAAAGCGGGATAATATCGCACGAGCGCCTTGACCGGGCCATGTGTCCTGTGCTgtgttgtttgatagtaGTTTAAATTGGAGGATGGTATTTGAGTGAAGATACAGGTAGTAGGTGGGGTAAGGGTAGATGTGTGGTTGCACGCACGAGTTGGGGGTTTGGGTCGCGTAGGGGAGTGTACCACGGTTCGTGAGAGGGGGCCGGGACTGTACATATATACGCGCGTTACACGTGGGAAAGACGCGAAAAAAGCGATAGAGAGAAATTTTAAGATAGAATACTATCGAGAAGTTGTGCAAATATCAAGGGATGTAGACGTCTAGGCATGTCAGGATGGGACACTTTTGTGTCTTGATTATCGTTGCATCTTCTGGCTCCATAATAGTAGATATACTGCGCAGCTTTTGGTATATCAATTGAGACACCAACGTCAAAACCTAGTCTATTAGTACGTTTATTGCAAGAGTTGATAGGTAGTTTCAGCTTTCCTTGCAAGTATACTAAGGTATACTCAACACATCAGATCACAGAGCATGGCTGACGAAAATTAACATTGTGTTTAAGCTAAGCTACACGCTCTCTCACTTTCACCATCCGCACTTACTTACGCAAAGTGCCCGCAACCTCTCTCAAAGCCCACAGTCATACATTCTTACTAACTGTTCATTTAACCATCAAGGAAAAGAAATAGGGCCCGTAGTCTAGTGGTAAGGTACCTGCACACTATCTCCACCTCCCACTCTATCTCAGGTGTTCAGTGTTCCCCGCCTACAAGACGGGAGGTGGAAGTGAAGCGGGAGATGCAAGTTTGATTCTTGCCAGGCCTAGAAATCCTTTTTTTGTCCAGATTTCGCATGAAGATAGGATGAATAATGTCAGCCATGGCCCTCAGGTATTCTGCCCGAGGCGCGATCCATCTCACCTTTCCCTCACTCCCGCGCTAGTCCTATAGAGGTTTAGCGCGTGACCTCATGTCTATATAGATCTTTCCTCCGTAGCACCTAATACATCACGATTCTCCCCCTTTCCAGTGCTACTGACAAATAGAAATAGAAATACGGtgagagagaaagagaaatAGAAGTGGGTTAAGGTTTCCTCGTAGACTGTACTTAGTGTTAACTTAGTGCGATGACGTCGAATGTGGCTGTAAATTGCCTACCTACCTACTTGCCTCTGTATATCTTTTTTTTCGCTATAAAAAATATACTTGTAAATCTATTAGCCTAACATATTCTACTTCCTTATACTCCCATCGTCATTCTTCCCCTGCGTATCTGTTTTCGCAAAGTCCGCATCGCTTCTACCCGCAGCAGACCCACCCGTACCAACCCAGCCATGCTGCCCACACAAAAATTCCTCCCACCCTGCACCCTGCACCTGAATTCATTCGCAGATTGATAGGAATATTGCCGGCATGACTAAATACGTCTAAACGCGAGAATTAGTCATCAAAATCACATAATGGTGAGATGGCCGAGTTGGTTATGGCGCCAGGTTAAGGTTTCTTAACACAATTTCCTGGTCACGAAAGTGGCGTGGGTGTAAGTCTGACCTTATATGATAAGTGTTGAGTTAGCTTGTTTACTAATAACTATATGCATTGCAGTCGAGTCCCACTCTCATCAGCACTTGTTTTCGTCCGGCTGCAGTTGGATATCCCAGGTTCTTTTTTTTGCATCTTTTTTTAAGATACTAGAGACAATAGTATAAAGGTAGGTAGCATTTGAATTTTTTATCACAGTGTTATGAGAGCTTTTGCTTAGTTGTGAGATAGGTACAAGAGAGGCATGTTATTCTTATTTTGACACATAAGCGCTGCTACTCTGTCGCTGCATTGCAGTGGGAAAGATTAACTAATATTCATGCTAAATTGTGCTGCATCACTGAAGTTAACACTCGGTCCTCTTACTCTAGCATATGTTAATCTATCACATCTCCAGCGTACCGATCCTGCTCCCTACGGTCCCACTCTCTCCCCAAACACCCTCGCCTACTCTCCTCCTGACTATAGCAAGAACGTCCGGCCTACCAGATTCCTCTTCAAGTTTCTTTCCAAGGGATTTGAGAACTTCAAACTTTGCCGTCGCGACAACATACGCCGCATTCTCTGGGTCGCCGCGGCCGCCAACGAGGCTCGAGAAGGTTGTAGCGGGTAGGAGCAACGAGGGGAGAACTCCGCCGCTGATACTAGGATCCAGGATGACATCAAGACCGGATTTCGGGAAGGTGTTAAGTCGAGCGTATGTCAGGTCGTTAGAAGGTACATCTGACGGGGTTTCGGTAGACCACGAAGAGTTGATCAGGGCGCTGACAAtagcaagagcagcaagTGCGTTTTCTTTCATGGCGATGGTTTCCATATGTGTGGTGATATCAGCGAACATGGTGGGTTTCTTACTGTAGAAGAGAGCGGTGATGAGTCGCGCGTAGATTGCTTCGGTCTGTGTGCGTTTAGAGTCGGAGCCAATAGTCTCGGTCTGCGGGAATGTGATTTCCTCCTTTGGCGGTCCGCGGAAGACGGTTGCAAGCGTCTTCAGAGCATCCTGGTTCGTTCTTGTGATTGGCATGTCTGCAATGACACAATCATCCCAGGCTGGCCCCGAAGCCCGCTGTGGGACTAGCGTCGATCTTGGCATCGAAGCAATGACATTCAGATCGCTTGCCTCACATTTCCGGATGTTTCGGTGGACGTAGTTCCGAATGACAGGCATCTCCTCGCTATTCTCAAAGTTTTCAGGGTAATGTACAGCGTAGTCGCTAATGTACTGTGCTATCCGGCTGCTCAAGAACGAGTGATCGATGCTGGGGTTTTCCGAGGTATGAAAGTCGATAAGGCCTCTGTGGATGCCTTCCTCTTTCAAGAAGTCTAGAGCGAGACTCGAGTTGTAGTGTGATAGATGAGGCGAGGCCTTTACCCTGGTAATAAGAATGCTGTAGAACTGGATAAGGGTCATATGCATCAGCATATCGTCCTGGGTATCGACCATCTTGAGTGCAGCATAGTGAAGTAAGCCCTGACCCTCCTTTAGACCCACTTCCCGCTCAACGTTGAGTCCGTATGCAGAAACGACAGCATTCCAGTCCATTGCGGCGACGCGTGGTAGCCATGACAATAACCTAGCTTGTGCTATAGTCTTGTCTCGCTTGTTCAGAAGTGGTAGAGGCGGCGATATAAGCTGTTTGAGTGAGGTATAATGGTAGTACAACGAGCTGATATCGCGGTCACTGAACAGTCGCCGCCAAACGGGGCCAGTACCATAAGTGTGCAGGGTTGACTTGCCGTCCATGGAAACCGGCTCGTTCTTCGATATGCCAAGGAGCGATGTGAGAAGATTCTCGGCTTGGCTTGCTACTCCAGCATCTTGAGTGCACAACCACAGACGGACGATGGCCAACATGACTGCCGGTCGATTTGCAAGCGCTTGGGCATCAGTGCTACTGGTGGTGGCTTTCTCGAGCAATGTGAGGATGAGATTGTGAAA is a genomic window containing:
- a CDS encoding membrane protein, hemolysin III protein; its protein translation is MARGASNRTDRRTDTKTSTPPEMSYKLLTRDQVPAWYAQNPYIITGFRPVTKSIPLCLRSLAYPHNETVNIYTHLIPAITALLCSYSFGKYFNSQFPHASWTDELVFRIYLTVCVICFGTSAAYHTLLCHSQAYESLCVRLDFVAIVMQIVGSFVPGLYFGFYCEPHLQKLYWTMIITLGALTVTAVIHPSLQGSKWRTLRLSTFIATGFSAFAPIIHGATIFTYSQMDQQSGLRYYYLEGVLVLAGVAFYAMHFPECSKPKKYDILGSSHQIFHVFIVLSALAHFYGLMTAFKWNYENQRCT